One Archocentrus centrarchus isolate MPI-CPG fArcCen1 chromosome 10, fArcCen1, whole genome shotgun sequence genomic region harbors:
- the LOC115787142 gene encoding uncharacterized protein LOC115787142, which yields MVLLWMTLLFLHQGYSLVPVKTVQFGESATLTCALPDEELGSRKIHWYKQRVGDTLKIIVTLLKATEPQYASPFLEAKFYVRNDKHFSKLTILETAREDEGMYHCGITNWADTEWSGTYLLIKGNIQRTSNYIVVQQPVESNPVRPGDTADLQCSVFSDSENETCPGGHNVFWFRAGSHPNIIYTDGNSTNQCEKRAQTQKKCVYRFSKNINSSDAGTYYCAVATCGEILFGNGTTLKLDQTTQSIFIQMAILIPCLAISVIGNVFFIYNRWVCKKFKMCLKIFLSSSKQFVYAFFGTTQSEADDEVNYAALNFSERKTRGRRMGEFAEDSVFSQILS from the exons ATGGTGCTGCTATGGATGACACTGCTTTTTCTTCATCAAGGAt attcTCTGGTTCCAGTGAAAACAGTTCAGTTTGGTGAATCAGCGACTTTAACATGTGCTTTACCAGATGAAGAGCTCGGCAGCAGAAAAATCCACTGGTACAAGCAGCGTGTTGGGGATACTCTTAAAATCATTGTGACACTGTTAAAAGCTACAGAGCCTCAGTATGCTTCACCATTTTTGGAAGCAAAATTTTATGTACGTAATGATAAACATTTTAGCAAACTGACCATTTTGGAGACAGCCCGAGAAGATGAGGGAATGTATCACTGTGGAATAACAAACTGGGCTGATACTGAATGGAGTGGGACATATTTGTTGATAAAAG GAAACATTCAAAGGACATCAAACTATATTGTTGTCCAGCAGCCAGTTGAATCAAATCCAGTCCGTCCAGGAGACACAGCAGATCTCCAGTGTTCAGTCTTCTCTGACTCTGAGAACGAGACATGTCCAGGAGGTCATAATGTGTTCTGGTTCAGAGCTGGATCTCATCCAAACATCATCTACACTGATGGAAACAGTACGAATCAATGTGAGAAAAGAGCTCAGACTCAGAAGAAATGTGTTTATCGCTTCTCAAAGAACATCAACTCCTCTGATGCTGGGACTTATTACTGTGCTGTGGCCACATGTGGGGAGATATTATTTGGCAATGGAACTACACTGAAACTTG aCCAAACAACACAATCAATATTTATTCAAATGGCAATATTAATACCCTGTTTGGCAATTTCTGTCATTGGAAATGTTTTCTTCATCTACAACCGATGGGTatgtaaaaaat TTAAAATGTGTCTAAAGATTTTCTTATCATCATCTAAACAAtttgtgtatgctttttttGGTACCACACAGTCTGAAGCTGATGATGAAGTAAACTATGCTGCACTGAATttctctgaaagaaaaacaagaggaagaaggatGGGCGAGTTCGCTGAGGACAGTGTGTTCTCTCAAATACTGAGCTGA
- the LOC115786403 gene encoding uncharacterized protein LOC115786403 — MIGGLVSLILLSTLSLTETHELSLNISLTVAKLGDDVTLACYILKDDVVLSYWYKLSFGYVIETIASGTFAKTSLKGQFNNSRFSATSVGNVHSLTIRNVNKEDEATYLCQAGSAYMMEFLNGTVLAVNDPKTQQKSVTVKQTPDVESVHLGDTMTLQCSLLSKNKNDTVQCPGEDKVHWFKGASVSHPGIIYHGSIRNNDEGRCDYSLSKIISNSSDAGTYYCAVVTCGEILFGEGTKVEISVVSAGMFSRGAPGRYCACDTADRLCAS; from the exons ATGATCGGAGGACTGGTCTCTTTGATTCTTCTAAGCACACTGT CCCTGACTGAAACCCACGAGCTTTCTCTCAATATCTCATTGACTGTGGCTAAACTTGGAGATGATGTGACTCTGGCATGTTATATCCTTAAGGATGATGTTGTGTTGTCTTATTGGTATAAGCTGAGCTTTGGATATGTGATTGAAACAATTGCCTCAGGAACTTTTGCCAAAACATCCCTTAAGGGACAATTTAACAACTCCAGATTCAGTGCCACAAGTGTAGGTAATGTGCATTCTCTAACCataagaaatgtaaataaagaagATGAAGCAACATACCTCTGTCAAGCAGGATCGGCATACATGATGGAATTTCTTAATGGCACAGTTTTGGCAGTGAATG ATCCTAAAACTCAGCAGAAATCTGTTACTGTGAAACAAACTCCAGATGTTGAGTCGGTCCATCTGGGCGACACAATGACTCTGCAGTGTTCACTCCTCTCCAAGAACAAAAATGACACAGTTCAGTGTCCAGGTGAAGACAAAGTGCACTGGTTTAAAGGTGCATCAGTATCCCATCCAGGCATCATTTACCATGGCAGTATCAGAAACAACGATGAAGGGAGATGTGACTACAGTCTATCCAAAATTATATCAAACTCATCTGATGCTGGGACGTACTACTGTGCTGTGGTCACATGTGGAGAGATCCTGTTTGGTGAAGGAACTAAAGTGGAGATAA GTGTTGTTTCTGCTGGGATGTTTTCCAGAGGGGCCCCCGGTCGTTACTGTGCTTGTGACACTGCTGACCGGCTCTGTGCTTCTTAA